One bacterium DNA window includes the following coding sequences:
- a CDS encoding sigma 54-interacting transcriptional regulator, with protein sequence MNIWFRTTSSITISRQLQSNLDKKFKLTSDPGATTVGVYFIESVTDAHIGSLINLSYNLLHQILVVLPKSPTDNEIFKLYGAGASDVVFWNGEEKEFKRIENRLNRWLQVDKIMKSDSVQKTCVCRAVQSFIVFREIVRIAYFTNSSVLLVGESGTGKEAAARLIHLLDQRPDKQDFRVVDCTTIVPELSGSEFFGHEKGAFTGAITSRDGAFSLADQGTLFLDEIGDLPLHLQAQLLRVIQERVYKRVGSNTWLKTEFRLICATHRDLEAEVRAGRFRQDLYHRIGQWTLRMPSLHERREDIPFLMEHFINESNASALPSGIEDLVVQMIGGLEFPGNIRQLKHLTQRMIDNYVGPGPLTLGDLPDDIRASVRSAASSPWCGNDFVESIRHAIRSGVQLKEIGRTAENIAIQIAMENGQTNRAADMLGVTPRALQMRRAQGRRTRGGRLKAE encoded by the coding sequence GTGAATATTTGGTTCAGAACAACTTCATCAATTACGATTTCGAGACAGTTACAATCAAATCTTGATAAAAAATTCAAATTAACAAGTGACCCTGGCGCCACTACTGTCGGTGTCTATTTCATAGAATCCGTTACCGATGCTCATATAGGATCGCTCATTAATTTAAGTTACAACCTCCTCCATCAAATTCTGGTCGTACTACCGAAGAGTCCTACCGATAACGAAATATTCAAATTGTATGGTGCAGGCGCGTCGGACGTGGTTTTTTGGAACGGTGAAGAGAAAGAATTCAAGAGAATAGAAAACCGCCTGAATCGGTGGCTTCAGGTTGACAAAATAATGAAATCCGATTCAGTACAGAAAACTTGTGTTTGCCGCGCCGTACAATCGTTCATCGTTTTCAGAGAGATAGTCAGGATTGCTTATTTTACAAATTCCTCCGTGCTCTTGGTCGGTGAAAGCGGAACAGGAAAGGAAGCTGCGGCACGGCTCATTCATTTGCTGGATCAACGGCCCGACAAACAAGACTTTCGGGTAGTCGATTGTACCACCATTGTACCGGAATTGTCCGGCAGTGAATTTTTTGGTCATGAGAAAGGGGCATTTACAGGAGCGATCACGAGCCGGGACGGCGCTTTTTCGCTGGCTGATCAAGGAACGCTGTTTCTCGACGAGATTGGCGATCTGCCGTTGCATCTGCAAGCGCAGCTTCTCAGGGTTATTCAAGAACGCGTATACAAGCGTGTGGGAAGTAATACATGGCTGAAGACGGAGTTCAGATTAATTTGTGCCACGCACCGTGATCTGGAAGCCGAAGTTCGCGCCGGACGATTCAGACAAGATTTGTATCATCGGATTGGGCAGTGGACATTGCGAATGCCTTCATTGCATGAACGCCGCGAGGATATTCCATTCCTTATGGAACATTTTATCAACGAAAGTAATGCCTCAGCGCTTCCTTCCGGAATTGAAGATTTAGTCGTTCAAATGATTGGTGGTTTGGAATTTCCCGGCAATATTCGCCAGTTAAAACATCTGACGCAAAGAATGATCGACAATTATGTCGGGCCTGGACCGCTGACTCTCGGCGATCTTCCGGACGACATTCGTGCATCGGTTCGTAGCGCGGCGTCATCGCCCTGGTGTGGAAATGACTTCGTTGAATCGATCCGCCATGCGATCCGCAGCGGCGTTCAACTAAAAGAAATTGGGCGCACAGCCGAAAATATTGCGATCCAGATTGCCATGGAAAATGGCCAAACGAATCGCGCAGCCGACATG